From one Candidatus Methylomirabilis sp. genomic stretch:
- the pgsA gene encoding CDP-diacylglycerol--glycerol-3-phosphate 3-phosphatidyltransferase: protein MNLPTTLTVVRIFLVPLLMVFLIATTRPYPIVAVAIFLLAVLTDWLDGHLARRRRQVTTLGALLDPIADKLLIAAALISLVQVDKIPAWIVVLIVGRDIAVTGLRGIAAAQGVIIGASDWGKVKMVAEVVAVALLILSLGGGPLAGWPVRIGTVVLWGAMGIAVFSGVDYFRKFWRRIDLRG, encoded by the coding sequence GTGAACCTCCCGACCACCCTCACAGTCGTCCGCATCTTCCTGGTCCCTCTCCTGATGGTGTTCCTCATCGCCACGACCCGGCCGTACCCGATCGTGGCGGTCGCGATTTTCCTGCTGGCCGTGCTGACGGACTGGCTGGACGGCCATCTGGCGCGTCGGCGCCGGCAGGTCACGACGCTCGGCGCCCTGCTCGACCCCATCGCCGACAAGCTCCTGATCGCCGCCGCCCTCATCTCCCTGGTCCAGGTGGACAAGATCCCTGCCTGGATTGTGGTCCTCATCGTGGGACGGGACATCGCCGTCACCGGCCTCCGGGGGATCGCCGCAGCCCAGGGCGTCATCATCGGGGCCAGCGACTGGGGAAAGGTCAAGATGGTGGCCGAAGTCGTCGCGGTGGCGCTCCTCATCCTGAGCCTGGGAGGAGGACCGCTCGCGGGGTGGCCGGTGCGGATCGGGACGGTGGTCCTGTGGGGGGCGATGGGGATCGCCGTCTTCTCCGGGGTGGACTACTTCCGGAAGTTCTGGCGGCGGATTGACCTGCGGGGCTGA